The Fundulus heteroclitus isolate FHET01 chromosome 13, MU-UCD_Fhet_4.1, whole genome shotgun sequence genome contains a region encoding:
- the LOC118565325 gene encoding alpha-N-acetylgalactosaminide alpha-2,6-sialyltransferase 3-like, translating into MRTLCYCDMSTDGCRTGGAAFRHTLLFLDVSPKQMLCRWLCLLSLSLLFLLWLGLFVTRGPLPATKGSSLWGYRRISPDRTGQFLETHCNHCALVSSSGQMLGAGTGDEIDQTECVIRMNNAPTRGFEEDVGSRTDVRVVSHTSVPLLVKNERYYFKQSANTTYVIWGPEKNMKQDGKGVTFNALLKLATKYLKAKIYMVTRDKIQYCDNVFQNETGLNRMKTGAFLSTGFFSMILAMDMCDSISVYGMIDDNYCNRAHHRVVPYHYYEQKKISECKMYTFHQNKKLAGHRYITEKAIYAKWATRHKIQFKHPAWRL; encoded by the exons ATGAGAACCCTCTGTTATTGCGACATGTCTACAGATGGATGTAGGACTGGGGGAGCAGCTTTCAGACATACGCTGCTGTTTCTCGATGTTTCACCGAAGCAGATGTTGTGCCGGTGGCTCTGCTTGCTCAGCCTGAGCCTTTTGTTCCTTTTGTGGTTAGGACTCTTCGTCACACGCGGTCCTTTACCCGCTACAAAAGGCTCAAGCCTCTGGGGCTACAGGAGGATTAGCCCGGACCGGACAGGTCAG TTTCTGGAAACTCACTGTAACCACTGTGCCTTGGTCTCCAGCTCCGGTCAGATGCTTGGTGCCGGCACGGGAGATGAAATCGACCAAACAGAATGCGTGATCCGTATGAACAACGCCCCCACCAGAGGTTTCGAGGAGGACGTCGGGAGCCGCACCGACGTCCGGGTCGTGTCTCACACCTCTGTTCCCCTGCTGGTTAAAAACGAGCGGTATTATTTCAAACAATCTGCAAACACGACGTACGTGATTTGGGGCCCCGAGAAGAATATGAAGCAAGACGGAAAAGGAGTTACTTTCAATGCGCTCCTGAAGCTGGCCACCAAGTATCTGAAAGCAAAAATTTATATGGTGACCCGAGACAAGATTCAGTACTGTGACAACGTGTTTCAGAATGAAACAGGACTAAACAG GATGAAAACAGGTGCCTTTCTCAGCACTGGATTTTTCAGTATGATCCTCGCTATGGACATGTGTGACAGCATCAGTGTTTATGGAATGATTGATGATAACTACTGCAA CCGAGCACATCACAGAGTAGTTCCTTACCATTACTACGAGCAGAAGAAGATCAGTGAATGCAAGATGTACACGTTCCACCAGAACAAAAAGCTCGCAGGACACCGCTACATCACTGAGAAGGCTATCTATGCCAAATGGGCAACACGCCACAAGATACAGTTTAAACATCCTGCATGGAGGCTCTGA